The genomic DNA AGGCGGGCGGACATCTCCTGTACAAAGGAGGCCAGCGCCGCCGGGCGGCTTTCAGTCGCGGCTTTTTCTCCGTAGGTGGCAAGTTCCAGCCCGCCGAACGCGACCGGAAAATTCACATTGTCAAGGAGGACCTGCTTTACCCCCATCGAAACCGCTTCCTCAGCGATCTCATAAAGATAGGCGCGTGCGGTATCGGAATAGGGATTGAGCCAGGGCTTGCCCCCAGACTCCCTGGCGTTGTCAAGCCAGAGCATTTCGGAGTTCATATAAGTCACGCCCGCGCCCGTCAGCGCAGAAGCCGCGACTGGGTCGCGGAAAGCCTGCATCCGGCCGATCGGAGCGATATTTTTCGAAACAAGGTGGCTGCACACCGCAGCAAGATCATACGCGCCGGAAACCTGCGCGCCGGTCTGAGAGACGCGCTCCAGGCCGGAACGGTAAAGGATATTCCCATTCGAGTCTTTAAGATCAAACAGCAGGGCATTTACCCCGGTGAAGGTGATTTTGTCAAGGAAAGCGTCAAGAGCTTCCAGACTGGAAAGCGCCGATACGGGCGCGTAAACCGCCTGTATCTGAGCGGGCATTGCCGGGACGGGCTCCGGTTCGGGTTCCGGTTCCTCCACGGGCGGTGCCGCGGCGGCGGCGCTGGATGCGGCGGGTTCATTCGGCTTGGAAAGCGGTTCGCCGGACAGAAAGTCCATGATGGGACCATAAGCGCTCCAGCCGATGAAAGCCAGTACACAGACCGCGAGGAGGATTCCAGCACCCTTGATGAGCAGGGAGGACGGGGAATGATAACGCCGGTACATGCGGCGGTACCGTTTGATTTTTATTTGCTTTGGCATGTGTTCACCGCCATTTCAGGATATCGTCGCACGGATTCGTGCAAAACCGGTCCGGGCAGGAGGAGTCAGGTCGGCAGCTGATGGCCGATGAGGCCGTAGATCGCAAGGGAAAGAATGCCCATATAGAGCAGCATGACCGGAAATCCCCGGAACGAACGCGGAACCTCAGAGAGCATGATGCGGCGTTTGCCTTCATAAATGAGCAGAAGGGCCAGCGTATAACCGATGCCTGCCCCCAGTGCGAAAGCAGCCGTTTTGGAAAAGCTGTAGACCGCGCCGAACGCAATGAGCATTGCGCCGAGCACCGCGCTGTTAAACGCGGCAGCCTCGATAAAATTCCGGATATGGTAGTGCAGGACCGGCAGAAACCGCCGGGAGACAAAATAAAGCAGCGCATAAACCACGCAGATGCTGCCGAGCGCGATCAGGTAACGCCAGTGTGGCTGTCCGATGAACGCGTCGTTCTGCCGCAGCAGATAGACGAACGGCCAGGCAAGCAGTGACGAAAAAACCGCGATAAAGGTCAGTGTCCCGCCGAAAAAGAGGATCTTTTTCGGGGAGGACATCATCAGGGTTCCTTTGCTGGAACCGAGTCCGCGGGTAAAAACCGCATTTTGCAGCACGATCGCAGTGAGCACGACGATCAGGAATTGATAGATGGCGTCCATAGAGTACCTCCGAATTCAGAAGGATTGCAGTCAGAGTGGAAGTGAAGTCCCGTGCTTTGGATTGTCGCGCCGGTAAAGCCACCAGGTGATCCCGCGCGAACAGAACCGGAAGAAAGCCGAAAAGATTGCCAGCAGCAAAAAGCCCGCGAAAGCAATCTGCACCCCGCCCAGCTTAAAGGGGACCGCGACCGGGACACCCCACACAGTGTTGTTGCCGAGCAGTTCGCGCAGCACACCGATGACCCCGAGCGCCAGCGCGAACCCGATGCTGTAGGTAATTGCGTCGACCAGCGCCATCCCGGGACGGTCGGTATCCTGTGCATAGCGGGCGCACAGGGTCGACTGGAGGGTATTGACTGCAAGGATCGGGAGATAGACGCCGAGTGAGTCGGTGACTTCCGGCGCGATCGGCAGAATGAGCGGCGTGCAGGCCACAACAAGAACCATCGAAAACATCGGATAGATCATTGCGCCCGCCCAGCGCGGGACTTTTGTCCCGATGAGCGCCGCAAGCAGCACTGTCGGGATCAGCGAACAAGCCAGGACAATCGAAACAGCCACGCTGTTTTTCAGACTGCTGGTGATCATGACGGCAAATGGGAGCGCCAGCCCGCCGACAAAGACGGGATTCTTTGAAAAGATCCCTTCCAGCCAGCGTTTATGCTTCCTGTGCTTTCTTAGCTTTTCGAGCTTCAAGATTTTTCCTCCTTATCACCCGGTGCAGGGATTCGTTGTACCGGTCGATGAGCGGCACAAAGGCGTTGGCGAAGAGGACGGCGAACGCCATACTTTCTTCAAAACCGCCAAAATAACGGAACAGCATGGTTATGAGCCCGGCGAAGATGCCGTAAACGGCCATTGAGGAGTCTCGCTTTGGGTTGGTGGCCGGGTCTGAAATCATAAAGACCGCGCCGAAAAGCAGCGTGCCGGACATCAGTTCGTAAAGCATGCTCTGCACGCCGTTGGTGCCGACACGTGGGAATAAAAACGCCACAA from Anaerotruncus rubiinfantis includes the following:
- a CDS encoding Rnf-Nqr domain containing protein yields the protein MKLEKLRKHRKHKRWLEGIFSKNPVFVGGLALPFAVMITSSLKNSVAVSIVLACSLIPTVLLAALIGTKVPRWAGAMIYPMFSMVLVVACTPLILPIAPEVTDSLGVYLPILAVNTLQSTLCARYAQDTDRPGMALVDAITYSIGFALALGVIGVLRELLGNNTVWGVPVAVPFKLGGVQIAFAGFLLLAIFSAFFRFCSRGITWWLYRRDNPKHGTSLPL
- a CDS encoding putative glycoside hydrolase; protein product: MPKQIKIKRYRRMYRRYHSPSSLLIKGAGILLAVCVLAFIGWSAYGPIMDFLSGEPLSKPNEPAASSAAAAAPPVEEPEPEPEPVPAMPAQIQAVYAPVSALSSLEALDAFLDKITFTGVNALLFDLKDSNGNILYRSGLERVSQTGAQVSGAYDLAAVCSHLVSKNIAPIGRMQAFRDPVAASALTGAGVTYMNSEMLWLDNARESGGKPWLNPYSDTARAYLYEIAEEAVSMGVKQVLLDNVNFPVAFGGLELATYGEKAATESRPAALASFVQEMSARLTPRGADVSVYLSGISALGLNDVYYGGSPFDVSGDNLTIGAMPAQFGDSFILDNFSVSAPILAPGETVRSLMQALSQNLSGKQVTALIQGYTSTASLTNNKSYLAEDITAQISALTASGIPNYVVYSPDGNYPG
- a CDS encoding Rnf-Nqr domain containing protein gives rise to the protein MDAIYQFLIVVLTAIVLQNAVFTRGLGSSKGTLMMSSPKKILFFGGTLTFIAVFSSLLAWPFVYLLRQNDAFIGQPHWRYLIALGSICVVYALLYFVSRRFLPVLHYHIRNFIEAAAFNSAVLGAMLIAFGAVYSFSKTAAFALGAGIGYTLALLLIYEGKRRIMLSEVPRSFRGFPVMLLYMGILSLAIYGLIGHQLPT